Proteins encoded within one genomic window of Hahella chejuensis KCTC 2396:
- a CDS encoding efflux RND transporter permease subunit: protein MIAAIIRWSVANRFFVLLATFILVGWGLHALRNTPIDAIPDLSDVQVIIKTSYPGQAPQVVQDQVTYPLTTAMLSAPGAQTVRGFSFFGDSYVYVIFKDGTDLYWARSRVLEYLSQVSGQLPSAATPQLGPDATGVGWVYAYALADRSGGHDIGQLRAIQDWFLKFELQTVPGVSEVATVGGMVKQYQVQVDPNRLRAYGVPLAHIKAAIQKGNRESGASVIEMAEAEYMVRVTGYIQGIDELKKIPLGLNANGTPLLLEDVADIVIGPQMRRGIAELNGEGEVVGGVIVMRFGENAQETIEGVKERLEELKKGLPEGVEVIPTYDRSHLIERAVNNLYEKLLEEFVVVTVICALFLFHLRSSLVIIVSLPIGILAAFIVMQHQGVNANIMSLGGIAIAIGAMVDGAIVMVENVHKHMERTPLTAENRWRVIADAASEVGPPLFFSLLIITMSFLPVFTLEAQEGKLFAPLAFTKTYAMAAAAGLAITLVPVLMGYFIRGKVTPEHKNPLNRLLTALYRPVIRGVLKHPWLAIGFSILLLAVGVWPVNKLGAEFMPPLDEGDLMYMPTTYAGVSIEEAREVLQRTDKLIRTVPEVVSVFGKIGRADTATDPAPLTMIETFIQLKPREQWRAGMTPESLRKELDGRVKLPGLTNAWVMPIKTRIDMLSTGIKTPVGVKVSGPDLKEIEKIGKRLEQVLPKVAGTASVYSERVAGGRYVKVDIRRADAARYGLSVSDIQDVTSAAVGGMNVTETVEGLERFPVNIRYPQAYRDSVEQLKLLPVVTAAGQRIALADVADIYIEDGPPAIKSENARLNGWTLVDIEGRDLGSYVGEAQKVVAEQVDVPPGYSIAWSGQYEYMLRAKEKLTLVVPLTLMIIVVLLYMNFRNFVEVLIIMGTLPFALVGGVWLLYLLDYNLSVAVGVGFIALAGVAVEIGVLMLVYLNQSLAAVREQAEQQGRPLNRNDLLTAVMQGAGLRVRPIMMTVAAIVVGLIPIMLGEGTGSEVMQRIAGPMIGGMLSTLALALLVIPALYYLWRRIGLPADRAA from the coding sequence ATGATCGCCGCCATCATACGCTGGTCGGTCGCCAACCGTTTCTTCGTATTGCTGGCGACTTTTATTCTGGTGGGCTGGGGCCTACACGCCTTGCGCAACACGCCTATCGACGCCATTCCTGATTTGTCCGACGTGCAGGTCATTATCAAGACTTCTTACCCCGGGCAGGCGCCGCAGGTGGTGCAGGATCAGGTGACCTATCCGCTGACGACGGCCATGCTGTCGGCGCCGGGCGCGCAGACCGTGCGTGGATTTTCGTTCTTTGGGGATTCATACGTCTACGTGATATTTAAAGACGGAACCGACTTGTACTGGGCGCGCTCGCGGGTATTGGAATACCTGAGCCAGGTATCGGGACAACTGCCGTCCGCCGCCACACCCCAGCTGGGGCCGGACGCTACCGGTGTGGGCTGGGTGTACGCCTATGCGTTGGCGGACCGCAGTGGCGGTCACGATATCGGGCAATTACGCGCGATTCAGGACTGGTTCCTGAAGTTCGAGCTGCAAACGGTTCCTGGCGTGTCGGAAGTAGCGACCGTGGGCGGTATGGTCAAGCAGTATCAGGTGCAGGTGGACCCGAATCGTCTGCGCGCATACGGCGTCCCCCTGGCGCACATCAAAGCGGCGATTCAGAAAGGCAACCGGGAAAGCGGCGCGTCGGTGATTGAAATGGCGGAAGCGGAGTACATGGTGCGGGTGACTGGCTATATCCAGGGGATCGACGAGCTGAAAAAAATTCCCCTGGGGCTGAACGCGAACGGCACGCCGTTACTGCTGGAAGATGTGGCGGATATCGTGATTGGTCCGCAGATGCGACGCGGCATTGCCGAGCTGAACGGCGAGGGAGAAGTGGTCGGTGGCGTCATCGTCATGCGTTTTGGCGAGAACGCGCAAGAGACCATAGAAGGGGTCAAAGAGCGGCTGGAAGAGCTCAAAAAAGGCTTGCCCGAGGGCGTGGAAGTCATTCCCACATATGACCGTTCGCATCTGATCGAACGGGCGGTGAATAATCTCTACGAGAAGCTGCTGGAAGAGTTTGTCGTGGTGACCGTGATCTGCGCCCTGTTTCTGTTTCACCTGCGCTCATCACTGGTGATTATCGTCAGTTTGCCCATTGGTATTCTGGCGGCGTTCATCGTCATGCAGCATCAGGGCGTCAATGCCAACATCATGTCTCTGGGGGGCATCGCCATTGCTATCGGCGCGATGGTGGACGGCGCTATTGTCATGGTGGAGAACGTGCATAAACATATGGAACGCACGCCTCTCACCGCTGAGAACCGCTGGCGGGTGATCGCCGACGCGGCCTCGGAAGTGGGACCGCCGCTGTTCTTCTCATTGCTGATCATCACCATGAGTTTCCTGCCGGTGTTCACCCTGGAAGCGCAGGAAGGCAAGTTGTTCGCCCCGCTGGCGTTCACCAAAACCTACGCCATGGCCGCGGCGGCTGGACTGGCGATCACTCTGGTTCCTGTATTGATGGGCTACTTCATTCGCGGAAAGGTGACGCCCGAGCATAAAAATCCTCTGAATCGTCTGCTGACCGCACTGTATCGGCCGGTCATCCGGGGCGTTCTGAAGCATCCATGGCTGGCGATCGGCTTCAGTATTCTGTTGTTGGCGGTCGGCGTATGGCCGGTGAATAAACTGGGCGCGGAGTTCATGCCTCCCTTGGATGAAGGCGATCTGATGTACATGCCCACTACCTACGCCGGCGTGTCCATCGAAGAGGCGAGGGAGGTGCTGCAGCGCACTGACAAGCTGATTCGCACGGTGCCGGAAGTGGTCTCCGTTTTCGGTAAGATCGGTCGGGCGGATACCGCCACAGATCCCGCGCCGCTTACCATGATCGAGACGTTTATTCAACTGAAACCCCGTGAGCAATGGCGCGCCGGCATGACGCCGGAAAGCCTGCGCAAAGAGCTGGATGGACGGGTGAAGCTGCCCGGCCTCACCAACGCCTGGGTCATGCCGATCAAGACGCGTATCGATATGCTGTCCACAGGCATTAAAACCCCGGTAGGCGTGAAAGTCTCCGGCCCGGACCTGAAGGAGATAGAAAAGATCGGCAAGCGCCTGGAGCAGGTGTTGCCGAAGGTGGCGGGAACGGCCTCGGTGTATTCAGAACGCGTAGCGGGCGGGCGCTATGTCAAAGTGGATATCCGTCGCGCCGACGCCGCGCGTTATGGCTTATCGGTATCGGACATTCAGGATGTCACCAGCGCAGCGGTGGGGGGCATGAATGTGACGGAAACGGTGGAAGGGCTGGAGCGTTTTCCGGTAAATATCCGTTATCCGCAGGCCTATCGAGATTCCGTGGAGCAACTGAAACTACTGCCGGTGGTCACGGCGGCGGGACAGCGTATCGCCCTGGCGGATGTGGCGGATATTTATATCGAGGACGGACCTCCCGCAATCAAGAGCGAAAACGCCCGCCTCAACGGCTGGACCCTGGTGGATATTGAAGGCCGCGATCTGGGCTCCTATGTGGGGGAGGCGCAGAAAGTGGTGGCGGAGCAGGTGGATGTCCCGCCAGGATATTCCATCGCCTGGTCCGGCCAGTATGAGTACATGTTGCGGGCCAAGGAAAAGCTGACTTTGGTAGTGCCGCTGACCTTGATGATTATTGTGGTGTTGCTGTACATGAACTTCCGCAATTTTGTTGAGGTGTTAATCATCATGGGAACGCTACCGTTCGCCTTGGTGGGCGGCGTCTGGTTGCTATATCTGCTTGACTATAACCTGTCCGTGGCGGTGGGCGTTGGCTTTATCGCCCTGGCTGGCGTAGCTGTTGAGATTGGCGTGTTGATGCTGGTGTATCTGAATCAATCGTTGGCGGCGGTGCGCGAACAGGCGGAGCAGCAGGGACGCCCACTGAATCGCAATGATCTGCTGACCGCGGTGATGCAGGGGGCCGGCTTGCGGGTGAGGCCAATCATGATGACCGTCGCCGCCATTGTGGTGGGACTGATTCCTATCATGTTGGGCGAGGGAACCGGTTCGGAGGTGATGCAGCGCATTGCCGGCCCCATGATCGGCGGTATGCTGAGTACTCTGGCGCTGGCGTTGCTGGTGATTCCCGCTTTGTATTACCTGTGGAGACGAATCGGGCTGCCGGCGGACAGGGCTGCATGA
- a CDS encoding pyridoxamine 5'-phosphate oxidase family protein: MKLDIQEYANKSVLCWLATSSLEGEPNVSPKEIFLALNPTTILIANIASPISERNIRNNPRVCVSYIDVFEQRGCKIKGAARVVEPADPEWNDYLNKLKTLAGENFPIKNIFEISISKCANILAPSYLLFPEVNVEQQIESAKKAYGVEVKAD; the protein is encoded by the coding sequence ATGAAACTGGATATTCAGGAATACGCCAACAAAAGCGTACTTTGCTGGCTGGCTACATCAAGTCTAGAGGGAGAACCCAATGTCTCGCCGAAAGAAATTTTCCTCGCTTTGAATCCCACGACAATATTAATCGCCAACATCGCTTCCCCCATCAGCGAGCGCAATATTCGCAATAATCCCAGAGTTTGCGTCAGCTATATCGATGTCTTTGAACAAAGAGGCTGCAAAATAAAAGGCGCCGCACGGGTAGTCGAACCTGCCGATCCGGAATGGAATGACTATCTGAATAAGCTTAAAACCTTGGCGGGAGAGAACTTCCCCATTAAAAACATCTTTGAAATCAGCATCTCCAAGTGCGCTAACATTCTCGCCCCAAGCTACCTGCTTTTTCCTGAGGTAAACGTTGAGCAGCAGATTGAAAGCGCGAAGAAGGCTTACGGCGTCGAGGTGAAGGCCGATTGA
- a CDS encoding lysozyme inhibitor LprI family protein: MKLTFKLRRYGTALGVAILALDGSVSAAASFDCAKASSSVEALICEDDQLSSLDERLAAAYKQARESGFGKEIKFSQTLWLNNSRNLCEDAECLLRVYDQRLDVLSKLSGLSTLFNARYERLIQDDEVSPDIIDYLEVNSDGAGVLQFAYESNHANGHSCTVEGEALQAKNGAYEYHDLDVGQCLFRIYLEDESLVFEDVDGACRTYYCGARGVIAKDRFAIGEPRALKVLTGGSP, translated from the coding sequence ATGAAATTGACTTTTAAGCTGCGCCGCTATGGGACCGCCCTCGGCGTGGCGATATTGGCGCTTGATGGCTCTGTCAGCGCCGCGGCCAGTTTTGATTGCGCTAAGGCGAGTTCCAGTGTTGAGGCGCTAATATGCGAGGACGATCAGTTATCAAGCCTGGATGAGAGATTGGCCGCCGCTTATAAGCAGGCCAGGGAATCTGGATTCGGTAAGGAAATTAAATTCAGTCAGACGCTATGGCTGAACAACTCACGTAATCTATGCGAAGACGCTGAATGCCTGTTACGCGTATATGATCAGCGTCTGGATGTGCTTTCTAAACTGAGTGGGTTGTCCACACTGTTCAATGCGCGATATGAGCGCCTGATCCAGGACGACGAAGTATCGCCAGACATAATCGATTACTTGGAAGTTAACAGCGATGGCGCCGGCGTTCTGCAATTTGCATACGAATCCAATCACGCCAACGGCCACAGTTGCACGGTCGAAGGCGAGGCATTACAAGCTAAGAACGGCGCCTATGAATACCATGACTTGGACGTAGGCCAATGCCTGTTCCGCATCTACCTCGAAGATGAATCCCTGGTATTTGAGGATGTAGATGGCGCTTGTCGCACCTATTACTGCGGCGCCAGAGGCGTTATTGCGAAAGACCGCTTTGCGATAGGGGAGCCCAGGGCGTTGAAGGTTTTAACTGGAGGAAGTCCATAA
- a CDS encoding SMI1/KNR4 family protein, which yields MYSLEKLAKVNDMVSGYVCHEEKPTLDSINRINEHFGFSLPQGLTDFAILSANFGSFFASLGEDYYNHYHIIRVNRIFRRLRRRAHGDKWRAAKPKPYIVINHGHDRCCDCIDTSDWNEAIQEYRIVFWYPGAKEVEYRYDSFLHYINHHVMARANYHLNNINNSGNIRTPSREIAERIKRVLEL from the coding sequence ATGTATAGCCTGGAAAAGCTGGCCAAAGTGAACGATATGGTGAGCGGATATGTCTGTCACGAAGAAAAGCCAACTCTGGACAGCATTAACCGGATCAATGAACACTTTGGATTCTCGTTGCCCCAGGGGCTGACAGATTTCGCAATACTATCGGCTAATTTTGGCAGTTTCTTCGCCAGCCTGGGAGAAGACTACTACAACCACTACCATATCATCAGAGTAAACAGGATATTTCGCAGGTTGCGCAGAAGGGCGCATGGCGATAAATGGCGGGCCGCCAAACCAAAGCCGTATATAGTGATTAATCATGGTCATGATCGATGTTGCGACTGTATTGATACAAGCGATTGGAACGAGGCGATACAGGAGTATCGAATAGTATTTTGGTATCCCGGCGCCAAGGAAGTCGAATATAGGTATGACAGTTTTCTGCACTACATTAACCATCATGTTATGGCGCGCGCGAATTACCACTTAAATAACATCAATAACTCTGGAAATATTCGCACGCCTTCGCGAGAAATTGCAGAGCGGATCAAGAGGGTATTGGAGTTATGA
- a CDS encoding YncE family protein, with amino-acid sequence MRKNKTGLIKAHGAHGKVQGFGWARRLKKLAQGVTAVVLAMGASSMVSAETQTAASEMRDVLLVGNAQSGTVSFIDPHTFLNLGSVNVTEDKEDRISEMGILKLLYDAFTNENGGERNVDDVFLSPDGTVLYVSRGYLGDVAAFDLTAPGHRMLWRHPVPGFHADHAALSPDGGTLVVSDSTSKKAFLIDAVTGRRTGEFATGDFPHQNDFSPDGKRIYNTSIGNVLLPHALNFMKGERSLRIVDAQSLQLLRTIKFPQGVRPNVFTPDEKTLYAQLSYLRGFVKVDLEHGAITHTVELPASAFGKANYPNYDDFPKNSAHHGLALSGDGKKLCLAGTIDNYVAIVSTETLVADRIMDGYDLPYWATTSADGVYCFVSNSVEGTVGVFDYDTTQEAARIPVGEFPQRSRMGKAPQSVLDSLEPIQG; translated from the coding sequence ATGCGAAAGAATAAAACGGGTCTGATCAAGGCGCACGGCGCCCACGGTAAAGTTCAAGGATTTGGCTGGGCGAGGCGGCTCAAGAAACTGGCGCAAGGCGTGACCGCCGTTGTATTAGCGATGGGCGCTTCAAGCATGGTGAGTGCGGAAACACAGACCGCCGCGTCGGAAATGCGGGATGTGTTGTTGGTGGGTAATGCGCAAAGCGGTACGGTGAGCTTTATTGATCCGCACACCTTTCTTAACCTGGGCTCAGTGAACGTGACTGAGGATAAAGAAGACCGCATTAGCGAAATGGGCATCCTGAAGCTGTTGTACGATGCGTTCACCAACGAGAACGGCGGCGAGCGTAATGTGGACGATGTCTTTCTGTCCCCCGACGGAACGGTGCTGTATGTGTCCCGCGGATACCTCGGAGACGTGGCGGCGTTTGACCTGACTGCGCCGGGGCATCGCATGCTTTGGCGGCATCCGGTACCAGGCTTTCATGCGGATCATGCAGCGTTGTCGCCGGACGGTGGAACGTTGGTCGTATCAGACTCCACATCAAAGAAAGCTTTCTTGATTGACGCCGTCACCGGCAGACGCACTGGCGAATTCGCCACCGGGGACTTTCCCCATCAAAACGATTTTTCCCCTGACGGCAAGCGCATCTACAACACCAGTATCGGTAATGTTTTGTTGCCTCACGCTTTGAACTTTATGAAAGGGGAGAGATCATTACGCATCGTGGACGCGCAATCGCTGCAACTGCTGCGCACGATCAAGTTTCCCCAGGGAGTGCGTCCCAACGTGTTTACGCCGGATGAGAAAACGCTATACGCCCAGCTTTCCTACTTACGCGGCTTCGTGAAAGTGGATCTGGAGCACGGCGCCATTACCCACACCGTGGAGTTGCCCGCCAGCGCGTTCGGGAAAGCCAACTACCCGAACTACGATGACTTCCCTAAAAATTCCGCTCATCACGGACTGGCGTTGTCCGGCGACGGCAAGAAGCTGTGTCTGGCTGGAACCATCGATAACTACGTCGCTATCGTCTCTACGGAAACCCTGGTCGCGGATCGCATTATGGATGGCTATGATCTTCCATATTGGGCGACGACCAGCGCTGACGGCGTCTACTGCTTCGTTTCCAATAGCGTGGAAGGGACGGTTGGCGTATTCGATTACGACACCACCCAGGAAGCCGCCCGTATTCCTGTCGGCGAATTCCCCCAGCGTTCCCGCATGGGCAAAGCGCCGCAATCCGTGCTGGATAGCCTGGAGCCGATACAGGGTTAA
- a CDS encoding c-type cytochrome, with protein sequence MKIVQRRAAYSRFTMAIGLGLTLMLSACTQPQTDTGRWYTKAQAETGKTLFEANCGVCHGRRAQGLAEDWKKPDASGHYPPPPLNGTAHAWHHPMETLLATIENGGAPVGGVMPAFGDKFSQEQKLALIAYFQSLWPDDIYQQWREIDDRN encoded by the coding sequence ATGAAAATAGTGCAGCGACGAGCGGCATACAGCCGATTCACTATGGCGATAGGGCTGGGCTTAACTCTGATGTTATCGGCCTGCACGCAACCCCAAACAGACACCGGCCGTTGGTACACAAAAGCTCAGGCTGAAACCGGAAAAACGTTATTTGAAGCTAATTGCGGCGTATGCCATGGGCGTCGCGCCCAAGGGCTGGCGGAGGACTGGAAGAAGCCGGACGCCAGCGGACATTATCCGCCTCCGCCGCTGAACGGAACGGCGCACGCGTGGCATCATCCCATGGAAACCCTGTTAGCGACGATCGAAAACGGCGGCGCGCCGGTGGGAGGTGTGATGCCGGCCTTTGGCGATAAGTTCAGTCAGGAGCAGAAACTGGCGTTGATCGCCTATTTCCAAAGCTTGTGGCCGGACGATATCTACCAACAATGGCGAGAAATCGACGACCGTAATTAG
- a CDS encoding cupredoxin domain-containing protein, which translates to MLLKNWMFGALLMGVSVTVAASGGHDHSHHHESKVSPAGTPGDAAKVSRTIEIKATDAMKFEPGAIDVKAGETVKLVITNVGQVRHEFSVGTQQEHKAHGEMMRAMPDMKHDDGASVSLEPGESREIIWTFASAGTFEMACNIPGHYEAGMHGDVTVK; encoded by the coding sequence ATGTTATTAAAAAACTGGATGTTCGGCGCCCTGTTGATGGGCGTCAGTGTGACTGTCGCCGCGTCCGGCGGCCATGACCACTCTCACCATCATGAGTCAAAAGTGTCTCCGGCCGGGACTCCCGGCGACGCCGCCAAGGTAAGCCGCACTATCGAGATAAAAGCCACCGACGCTATGAAATTCGAACCAGGAGCTATTGACGTCAAGGCGGGAGAAACCGTGAAACTGGTGATAACCAACGTTGGACAGGTGCGCCACGAATTCTCCGTGGGTACGCAACAGGAACACAAAGCACACGGCGAAATGATGCGCGCCATGCCGGATATGAAACACGATGACGGCGCCTCCGTCTCCCTGGAGCCCGGCGAAAGCCGCGAAATCATCTGGACCTTCGCCAGCGCCGGAACCTTCGAAATGGCCTGCAACATACCGGGCCACTATGAAGCAGGCATGCACGGCGACGTGACGGTGAAATAA
- a CDS encoding NUDIX hydrolase, producing the protein MKYCNQCGGSVSLATPIGDSHPRHICVQCGYVHYQNPKVVTGCLVYQGDKVLLCKRAIEPRLGMWTVPAGFMENGESTRDAAKRETMEESGAIVAMQDLFLVANLPHANQVYMLYLAELKDTGPHGPETSEVTLFGKDDLPWEEVGFYTVKYGLMRFFEDLDKGKFSLHEIDF; encoded by the coding sequence ATTAAGTACTGCAATCAATGCGGAGGCTCCGTTAGTCTGGCCACTCCCATCGGCGATAGTCATCCCCGTCATATCTGCGTTCAGTGCGGTTATGTTCATTATCAGAATCCTAAAGTTGTAACCGGTTGTCTGGTGTACCAAGGCGACAAGGTGTTGCTGTGCAAGCGGGCTATTGAGCCGCGGCTGGGGATGTGGACAGTGCCGGCGGGATTTATGGAGAACGGCGAAAGCACCCGGGATGCGGCAAAGCGGGAGACCATGGAGGAGTCCGGCGCTATCGTGGCGATGCAGGATTTGTTTCTGGTGGCGAATCTGCCGCACGCCAATCAGGTGTATATGCTGTATCTGGCGGAGTTGAAGGACACGGGCCCGCATGGACCAGAAACATCTGAAGTAACGTTGTTTGGCAAAGATGATCTGCCGTGGGAAGAAGTCGGCTTCTATACCGTGAAATATGGATTAATGCGATTTTTCGAAGACTTGGATAAAGGTAAATTCAGCCTACATGAAATTGACTTTTAA
- a CDS encoding formylglycine-generating enzyme family protein: protein MSSNRLQVYQDFLAAIDHCRESFDEAKFREAFRALFRGYVNERKHHELEGLYSKLLDIHLPTLDYKRMSVGFGEVEHAIEENLTHFKSIDWALFELNGINIIYYWTPPKLVSIELYMCSTYEENGDIDFFGCGEFDKIDYKNLEKYGFPEHGDYFEYSLASKFLQVFIFVRAADLMKKHGLDYVPFSTSLFCGSFDANLPPAPNAEAIKKETLANYYEKVREINDEHQSEIERRATDLLPVNDDDFVDIPEGRFNMGSPITEKGRYANERLHTVLIDNFSLMRAPVTYAQYELYCDKAGLSRPEVSDLEKGLIPVQVSYWEAASFCRWLSAECRHYDYRLPTEAEWEYACRAGTTSAYWYGEKDDETKAYYNPVQTNGLGKIAQFPPNPFGLYDMLGNVSEWCSSEWDENYGGKEARDASKDTANSNLRVTRGGGYSRSAQRSPRPPSSEYIGLRIARNKKPADF from the coding sequence ATGTCTTCTAACCGTCTACAGGTCTATCAAGATTTCCTAGCCGCTATCGATCATTGCAGAGAAAGCTTTGATGAAGCGAAATTTAGAGAGGCCTTCAGAGCCCTATTTCGAGGCTACGTCAATGAGAGAAAGCATCATGAGCTAGAAGGGCTGTACTCAAAGCTCTTGGACATTCATCTGCCGACTCTTGACTATAAAAGGATGTCTGTTGGGTTCGGAGAAGTAGAACATGCCATCGAAGAAAATCTGACTCACTTTAAATCCATAGATTGGGCGCTGTTCGAGTTAAATGGGATCAATATCATCTACTATTGGACACCTCCCAAGTTAGTCAGCATTGAGCTATACATGTGCTCAACCTATGAAGAAAATGGTGATATAGATTTTTTCGGTTGTGGTGAGTTCGATAAAATCGATTACAAAAACTTAGAAAAATACGGTTTTCCAGAGCACGGTGACTATTTCGAATATTCACTTGCAAGCAAGTTCTTACAGGTTTTTATATTCGTAAGGGCTGCTGACCTGATGAAAAAGCATGGCCTTGACTATGTCCCCTTCTCCACCTCTCTATTTTGTGGCTCTTTCGACGCCAACCTTCCGCCAGCGCCTAACGCGGAAGCTATTAAGAAAGAGACGTTGGCAAACTATTACGAGAAGGTCAGAGAAATTAATGACGAGCATCAGTCAGAAATAGAGAGAAGAGCAACGGATCTGTTACCAGTTAATGACGATGACTTCGTTGATATTCCTGAAGGGCGTTTTAACATGGGAAGCCCTATAACTGAAAAGGGGCGATACGCCAATGAAAGGCTCCATACCGTACTTATTGATAACTTCTCCTTAATGAGGGCGCCAGTTACTTATGCCCAATACGAACTTTATTGTGATAAAGCTGGCCTATCCAGGCCGGAAGTTAGCGATTTGGAAAAAGGACTCATTCCTGTACAAGTGAGCTACTGGGAAGCTGCCTCTTTTTGCCGCTGGCTCTCTGCAGAATGTCGCCATTATGACTACCGCTTACCCACGGAAGCAGAATGGGAGTACGCTTGTCGAGCCGGTACGACATCCGCTTATTGGTATGGCGAAAAAGATGATGAAACGAAAGCGTATTACAACCCTGTTCAAACAAACGGTTTAGGAAAAATCGCCCAATTTCCTCCCAACCCCTTTGGCTTGTACGACATGCTAGGCAATGTATCTGAATGGTGTAGCAGTGAATGGGACGAGAACTACGGTGGCAAGGAAGCCCGAGACGCAAGCAAAGACACGGCTAACTCCAACCTCAGGGTGACCCGTGGCGGTGGTTACAGCAGATCAGCGCAGCGGAGTCCCCGCCCTCCATCCAGCGAATACATTGGATTACGCATCGCCAGGAACAAAAAGCCGGCAGACTTCTAG
- a CDS encoding protein phosphatase 2C domain-containing protein, with translation MKFNHIAEYSTVMDVFSPFDFSHYLEAQSAQGEDALFVHERDGCIWFCIADGAGGQAGGREASHYVADAFSQMLEEELHSPDEFEGHLRRWDQDIAAMSLLGETTAVIGKVTNGEVIGASVGDSQCWLLNPEFAYELTQLQRRKPLLGSGEAVPIGFGPMASQGILVVGSDGFFNYVSLTQVKQLANSASGATASQFADLARNKKGALADDLSIIVIRQP, from the coding sequence ATGAAATTCAACCACATTGCCGAGTATAGCACCGTCATGGATGTATTCTCCCCCTTCGATTTTTCCCACTATCTTGAAGCCCAGTCCGCACAGGGTGAGGATGCTCTTTTTGTACACGAAAGAGACGGTTGCATCTGGTTCTGCATCGCTGATGGAGCCGGTGGCCAAGCCGGAGGAAGGGAAGCGTCGCACTATGTGGCTGACGCGTTCTCGCAGATGCTTGAAGAAGAATTGCATTCACCAGATGAATTTGAGGGTCATTTACGGCGCTGGGATCAGGACATCGCGGCGATGTCTCTGTTGGGCGAAACGACGGCGGTGATTGGTAAAGTCACCAACGGCGAGGTGATTGGCGCCAGTGTCGGCGACTCTCAATGCTGGTTACTTAACCCGGAATTTGCGTATGAGCTGACGCAACTGCAAAGACGCAAGCCTCTGTTGGGGAGCGGGGAAGCGGTTCCAATCGGCTTTGGTCCTATGGCCTCTCAGGGAATACTGGTTGTCGGTAGCGATGGCTTTTTCAATTACGTCTCGTTAACGCAAGTCAAACAGTTAGCGAACTCTGCTAGTGGCGCGACGGCGTCTCAGTTCGCCGATTTGGCGCGCAATAAAAAAGGCGCGCTGGCGGATGACCTGTCGATTATTGTGATTCGCCAGCCCTGA